The following coding sequences lie in one Deltaproteobacteria bacterium genomic window:
- a CDS encoding trypsin-like peptidase domain-containing protein — translation MLEARGWVLPEAVAASCPETEAIDEALATRWRDSTCWELTAFYTARTLDWANAEEDWARISRDSFACPDLDHAPGCASGPLNFDLIGPPEVAAGANAAIGLLLPTDLVDHPDEAALAEGFDDPFRDTRPVFSGAGGTGGDTAIVEPCTAFLVDRQHVLTARHCVPSGHCTDDGVTSAPLPPTTMLFDYDEQRPHPSQAVRVEVAAVVACGPPLLEPTERAHDWALFELSEPITDRAPLPLPEVGAQPESCSLVYALAHPLGHPLAHVGSVDAATPTSWITDLNGSGATFYDTLDVYQSMSGAPVFSIDGELVGMHVRGAQYDVIWGEGSTTLAITHDSPMCSCESRYGEAIVLATIREQLLPYLDL, via the coding sequence ATGTTGGAGGCGCGTGGCTGGGTCCTCCCCGAGGCCGTTGCCGCGAGCTGTCCCGAGACCGAGGCGATCGACGAGGCCCTTGCGACGCGCTGGCGCGACAGCACTTGCTGGGAGCTGACCGCGTTCTACACGGCGCGCACGCTGGATTGGGCGAACGCCGAGGAGGATTGGGCGCGCATCAGCCGTGACTCGTTCGCGTGCCCCGATCTCGATCACGCGCCGGGGTGTGCGTCGGGCCCACTGAACTTCGACCTCATCGGACCGCCCGAGGTCGCGGCGGGGGCCAACGCCGCGATCGGTCTGCTCTTGCCGACCGACCTGGTCGACCACCCCGACGAAGCTGCACTCGCCGAGGGTTTCGATGATCCGTTCCGCGACACCCGACCGGTCTTCTCGGGCGCAGGGGGGACCGGTGGTGACACCGCCATCGTCGAACCCTGCACGGCCTTCCTCGTCGATCGGCAGCACGTGTTGACCGCACGTCACTGCGTGCCGAGCGGTCACTGCACCGACGACGGCGTCACATCGGCTCCGCTTCCGCCCACCACGATGCTCTTCGACTACGACGAGCAGCGGCCGCACCCCAGCCAGGCGGTGCGCGTCGAGGTCGCTGCGGTGGTGGCCTGCGGGCCGCCGTTGCTCGAACCCACCGAGCGGGCCCACGACTGGGCCTTGTTCGAGCTCTCGGAGCCCATCACCGATCGTGCGCCGCTGCCGTTGCCGGAGGTCGGAGCGCAGCCCGAGTCGTGCTCCCTCGTCTATGCGCTCGCGCATCCGCTCGGCCATCCACTGGCGCATGTGGGTTCGGTCGATGCTGCGACGCCGACCTCGTGGATCACGGATCTAAATGGCTCCGGCGCCACGTTCTACGACACCCTCGACGTGTACCAGAGCATGTCGGGGGCTCCCGTCTTCTCGATCGACGGCGAGCTCGTCGGCATGCACGTGCGCGGCGCCCAGTACGATGTGATCTGGGGCGAGGGCAGCACGACCCTCGCGATCACCCACGACTCGCCGATGTGCAGCTGTGAGTCGCGCTACGGCGAGGCGATCGTGCTCGCGACGATTCGCGAACAGCTGCTGCCCTACCTCGATCTCTGA
- a CDS encoding PAS domain-containing protein, producing MSPIPPPPSVTARTGPPRSFAAFDPTTVDNLDDAALDELPFGVVCLARDGLILRYNLAEGRLARLDPSTVVGRNFFTDVAPCANTEEFHGRFRALAEGTTGGTSVRFAYVFDFKFGAQNVDVEIVRATGAPRLYLLINRRQFLPERTGPEAREPAPRQSDLVVDEAARGILRNRYAERVLSTPVVLFELLASTFERQSSAQWRMIAHDWGLAAGRRLVIELETSGEDEIPLGDRPMREVVEMVSDLLRDQGWGVVAFDLAESARGVLRLEVESSALVGRPGRHDRCCHLLAGMLEGVLNHLAQRRLHVEELSCACTTGRPCEMIVVGESRRELAIRLAAEGRSFDDVVAALEAGRADESGG from the coding sequence ATGAGCCCAATCCCGCCACCACCCTCCGTCACCGCCCGAACCGGACCGCCACGGTCATTCGCGGCGTTCGATCCGACCACCGTCGACAACCTCGACGACGCGGCGCTCGACGAGCTGCCCTTCGGCGTGGTCTGCCTCGCGCGCGACGGGCTCATCCTCCGCTACAACCTCGCCGAGGGTCGCCTCGCTCGGCTCGATCCGAGCACGGTGGTCGGGCGGAACTTCTTCACCGACGTCGCGCCGTGCGCGAACACCGAGGAGTTCCACGGCCGCTTCCGGGCGCTCGCCGAGGGCACCACGGGCGGCACGAGCGTGCGCTTCGCCTACGTGTTCGACTTCAAGTTCGGCGCGCAGAACGTGGACGTCGAGATCGTCCGCGCGACCGGGGCACCGCGGCTGTACCTGCTCATCAACCGCCGGCAGTTCCTCCCCGAGCGCACCGGGCCCGAGGCGCGCGAGCCGGCGCCGCGGCAGAGCGATCTGGTCGTCGACGAGGCCGCGCGCGGCATCCTGCGCAACCGCTACGCCGAACGCGTCCTGTCCACGCCGGTGGTGCTGTTCGAGCTGCTCGCGAGCACGTTCGAAAGGCAGTCCTCGGCGCAATGGCGGATGATCGCCCACGACTGGGGCCTCGCCGCGGGTCGTCGCCTCGTCATCGAGCTGGAGACCTCCGGCGAGGACGAGATTCCGCTGGGCGATCGACCGATGCGCGAGGTCGTCGAGATGGTCTCGGACCTCCTGCGCGATCAGGGCTGGGGCGTCGTCGCATTCGACCTCGCCGAGTCGGCCCGCGGCGTGCTCCGCCTCGAGGTCGAGTCCAGCGCGCTCGTCGGCCGCCCGGGCCGCCATGACCGGTGTTGCCACCTGCTCGCGGGCATGCTCGAGGGCGTCCTCAACCACCTCGCGCAGCGCCGCCTCCACGTCGAGGAGCTCAGCTGCGCCTGCACCACCGGCCGGCCGTGCGAGATGATCGTCGTCGGCGAGAGTCGCCGCGAGCTCGCGATCCGCCTCGCCGCCGAGGGCCGGTCCTTCGATGATGTCGTCGCAGCCCTGGAGGCCGGCCGTGCCGACGAATCCGGCGGTTGA